In Caloramator sp. E03, the sequence ACATACACTATCTGAAATTACTTCAACTAATATTTCATCATCCTTTATTTCAGGAAGTTCAAACTCTTCAAGCCTTAAATCATTTTCCCCATATAGTCTTACTGCTTTTGTTTTCATCTTTATACCTCCTAATCAACAATTAACTTATGTTTACCATATTCTTATATTTCAATATGTCTTCAATTTTTGGTGGTTGAGTCCCTGGTGATGCAACATTTGCAGTTGCTGCAGCAACTGCAAGAGAAGCGGAATTTTCAAGGTCATATCCTTTTTCAATAGAATACGCAAGAGCAGCTACCATAGAATCCCCAGCTCCAACAGTACTTTTTACATCAACAGAAATCCCTTTTACTCTTAATACCTTTTCTCTACTTACAAAAACTGCACCATCTTCTCCAAGAGATACAACAACTACTTCAATTCCATAATCTAAAAGTGATTTAGCAGAGCTAATAACATCGTTAATATCATTTATTTTTATATCTAAAATCCTTTCAAGCTCATTAACATTTGGTTTTATAACGTATGGACCAGCTTTTATTCCTTCCTTTAAAAGTTCTCCATCAGCATCAAGAAGAACCTTTACCTTATAATCCTTTGCCTTCTCAATCCATTTTTTATAGATATCCTTTTTAACATTACATGGCACACTTCCTGCAAGAACAAGTATTGAATCCTCTTTTAAATCATTAAATATCTTATTCTCTAACATCATCAAATCATCACTTGATACTTCATTTCCTGGCTCGTTTATATCAGTATTTGTATTATTAATTTTATCTACAACTTTTAAGTTTATCCTTGTTTCTCCATTTATAAATACAAAATCATTTTTTATATCTAATCCATCAAGATAATTTTTAACAAATTGTCCATTTATCCCTGCAAGAAAACCTGTTGCAATGCTATCTCCATTTAAAACCTTAATAACCTTTGATACGTTAATGCCTTTGCCTCCAGCATCAAGCATAATTGTTTTTATTCTATTTACTGAATTTATTTCAAAATTATCAATTTCAACAGTCTTATCAATGGCTGGGTTTAATGTTACAGTTTTAATCATTAGTTATCACCTTCTGTTAAAATATTAAGTATTTCATCTTTAGATTTTGCTTTTACAAGTTTTTTAACATTATTCTCATCCTGACAAACAAGTGCAATATTTGAAAGTATATTTATATGCTCGTCCCCAACCCCAGCAATTCCAATTAAAATATATGCAATATTCCCATCTCCAAAATCAACTCCATTTGGATACTGTGCTACAACTATTCCAGATTTTTTTATAAATTTAATATATTCTGATGTCCCATGTGGAATTGCTATTCCATTTCCAATATATGTTGTTACTTCATCTTCTCTTTTTCTCATACCTTCAATGTATTTATCTTCTACATATCCATTATCTTTTAAAATATTTCCTACCCTTTCAATTGCACTATATTTATCCTCAGTTTTTAAATTTAATAATATATTATTTTCATTCAATATATGCTTTTCCAATTACATCTCCTCCTTATTTATTATATCTACAAGTTTATTTCTAATATCAATTATATCTCCAAACCTTAATGCCTTAGTAAATTCATTATCTTGTACCATTGCAATGCTTATTTTTCCTAATGTTTCTAAAATATAGCTGCTTTCATTCTTTCTTGCAAGCATAACTAAAATAGTATCTACATTTTCTTTTACAACTCCTACTCCATTCATTTCGATAAAATTTTCAAGTCTATATGCTCCTAAATAAGGAGATTCGATTTCTTCTGTCCTTATATGAATAAGGGCAGTATGGCTTCCTGGTACTACTACACTTCCTTTTTCTTCTCTCTTTCTAATCTGATATTCCACTATTTCTTTTTTATTTATTGTATTTGATTTATAAAGATCATCTACAATTTTAATAATTACATCATTTATACTGTTTCCAGATATATTTCTAAGTCTAAAATTCTTCAATATATCATCAGCCAAAATAAAATCATCTCGACTTTCTGATTTTTCATCTTTATAAAATGGTATAAATAGATTTTTTATATTTTTACCTTCAGATTTTGCTTTGATTAATGAATTTATTTTTTCAACATCATCGTTTTGTAAAAAAGGTGAAATTACAGCTATATTTTCATACTTTTTATTTATTTCTACCGTTGAAAGGATTATATCGTAATCTTCTTTTATTTTTTCATCCATCTCTCTTAATGAGCAAACATCTATTTCATTAATCTCTGGAAACCTGTTTTTAATCTTGTTACATAATATTTTTGCAGTACTTATTCCATTAGGGCATACAATTAAAATCTTAAGGTTTTCCTTAAACTTACTTTGCCTTTCAATTGCTGCACCTATATGCATAGTTATATAGCCAACTTCGCTATATGGAACAGAAATGTTGTACTTTGAAAAAACAAGCTTGCAGGCATATTCAACTGTATCAAAAAGCTCCCTATAATATTCTCTAATCTCGTTTATTACAGGATTTCTAATTTCAAGTCCTAATGTAAGTCTGTAAATTGCTGGATTTAAATGCTGTTTTAACCCTGCCATAAGCTGATTATCGCAATGTAAATAAATATTAAGTCTTTTTGATACTATGTTTATTATTTCATTAATCAAATCTTCAATATCAAACCCAAATTCCATATTTTCTTTGTTTTCGCTTAAATTTATATTTTCATCTCCATTTAAGT encodes:
- a CDS encoding BglG family transcription antiterminator — its product is MESLTVRQKFILNSLIEKGPLDIKGLSQQIDVSDRTILREISSINSFIKQYNLRISDCGGKIQLNGSTENIEKVKKMFDEIPLLWMLTQEQRQLLITAQLLLAKEPIKAAFFSYQFNVVEGTITFYLDKIESYLKLKNLELIRKRGYGIQVIGSEWNKRNAFVELLYDYNSIIELLSYLYEDSNDYMLNSFFKITFGDDLILKAKNIIKEFYNNKNILKDNDISYFSAFIHILLSIERTENNMAIELPEHFIKNAFSLKGGNLAKSIDEIFIKNGIKLPEGELAYLAIHLNGDENINLSENKENMEFGFDIEDLINEIINIVSKRLNIYLHCDNQLMAGLKQHLNPAIYRLTLGLEIRNPVINEIREYYRELFDTVEYACKLVFSKYNISVPYSEVGYITMHIGAAIERQSKFKENLKILIVCPNGISTAKILCNKIKNRFPEINEIDVCSLREMDEKIKEDYDIILSTVEINKKYENIAVISPFLQNDDVEKINSLIKAKSEGKNIKNLFIPFYKDEKSESRDDFILADDILKNFRLRNISGNSINDVIIKIVDDLYKSNTINKKEIVEYQIRKREEKGSVVVPGSHTALIHIRTEEIESPYLGAYRLENFIEMNGVGVVKENVDTILVMLARKNESSYILETLGKISIAMVQDNEFTKALRFGDIIDIRNKLVDIINKEEM
- the pfkB gene encoding 1-phosphofructokinase produces the protein MIKTVTLNPAIDKTVEIDNFEINSVNRIKTIMLDAGGKGINVSKVIKVLNGDSIATGFLAGINGQFVKNYLDGLDIKNDFVFINGETRINLKVVDKINNTNTDINEPGNEVSSDDLMMLENKIFNDLKEDSILVLAGSVPCNVKKDIYKKWIEKAKDYKVKVLLDADGELLKEGIKAGPYVIKPNVNELERILDIKINDINDVISSAKSLLDYGIEVVVVSLGEDGAVFVSREKVLRVKGISVDVKSTVGAGDSMVAALAYSIEKGYDLENSASLAVAAATANVASPGTQPPKIEDILKYKNMVNIS
- a CDS encoding PTS sugar transporter subunit IIA; amino-acid sequence: MEKHILNENNILLNLKTEDKYSAIERVGNILKDNGYVEDKYIEGMRKREDEVTTYIGNGIAIPHGTSEYIKFIKKSGIVVAQYPNGVDFGDGNIAYILIGIAGVGDEHINILSNIALVCQDENNVKKLVKAKSKDEILNILTEGDN